In Labrys monachus, the genomic stretch CGAGCTGGGAGATGCGGGTGGCGATCACCTCGCGGGCGATCGGCGAGCGGCGCACGGCCGAGACCAGGACGATGTCCGCCACCTTGGCCGCCGGCGCATTCTCGTCGCTGGTGATGACGATGCGCTTCAGCCCGCGGGTGCCAGCCGTCTCGAAGGCCTCGATCAGATCGCGCGTGCGGCCGGAGCAGGTGACGCCGAAGAAGACGGCGCCCGGTCGGGCACTGGCGGTGACGGCGGCGAGGACGTGCGGGTCCGAATGGGCGCTCGCGGTCAGCCCGAGGCAGAGCAGGCGCTGATAGGCGTCGAAGGCGACCGGCGCCGAACTGCCGAAGCCGACGAGGTGGATGTGGTTGGCCGCCAGCATCGCCTGCGTCGCCTCCTGCAGGGCGGCGAAGGATACGAGGCTCATGGTCTTGAGCAATTGCTCCGAATTGACCTCGACGACGCGGCGCATGATCGAGGCCAGCGGGTGCTCCTCGCCGCCGGCGGCGGTCCCGGCGAGCTGGGCGCCCAGGGCCAGGCCGCGGCTTTCCGCCAGCGCGAAGCGCAGGTCCTTGTAGCCGTTGAGGCCGAGCAGCTTGCAGAAGCGGAAC encodes the following:
- a CDS encoding MurR/RpiR family transcriptional regulator; the protein is MAIEEKIVFDAAEPEDGAATAIDIFQKLVAAARSPDRTMAGLSQWIIDNQGRAAGMSISNLALQTGVSETTVFRFCKLLGLNGYKDLRFALAESRGLALGAQLAGTAAGGEEHPLASIMRRVVEVNSEQLLKTMSLVSFAALQEATQAMLAANHIHLVGFGSSAPVAFDAYQRLLCLGLTASAHSDPHVLAAVTASARPGAVFFGVTCSGRTRDLIEAFETAGTRGLKRIVITSDENAPAAKVADIVLVSAVRRSPIAREVIATRISQLAIVETLCVALALNHPEAKDIIHDTALLDREIAKKRLPARKPT